The Arvicanthis niloticus isolate mArvNil1 chromosome 21, mArvNil1.pat.X, whole genome shotgun sequence genome includes the window AGCTTGGTTCTTGACTAAGGGTCTTATCCTCAGAGTGTCTGTCAGAAGCTCTTTCATTGGACACAACTTTGAATCCaatagttttgatgtgttccttgTATCTGGCTGTGTCTATCTGGAACTGCATGTGCCTCCTTTGAGTTGGCCTGATTCCATTTGCATTCTAAcctgctttcttcctctgtttcagtGTAAATTCATCATTTGAATTTGCTTCTAACTGGACAACCTGATGTGgtcttatttttatgttgtttcatctggtggtggtgttattgttatgctcatatatttattctgaggaatatttttaaattgctttttttaaatctcaagttttaagttacatgtatttatttacttggggTTATGCATAACTAATTACGTCTGCAATGACTACTTCCAAATAGACTCACATTCTGAAATATTTGGAATTAGGAATTCAGCTTATAAGCTGGGGTAGGGAGTACAATTTAGGCGACAAGTGTTCTAAAGTTACATCTTTGGGATACTGACCTGTAACAGCATGTATCAACTAGGAATTTGGGCTTGCAACTGTACATGTGTGTTGAAATGGGATGGCCTAGAACAGTGGTTTGACGTTCTATCTAGATCTTAGCTTGAGCAGTGTGCTCAGATCTCATACCTGGGTGTACTGCTTGGTAGATACCTCTAGTTGTGGATGTGCACCTCAGATGTGGACCTCAGGCCTTAGAGCTGAATGTCACTGCAGAGCCTCTATTCCGTGTGTTCAATACTAGCCAGTCCTCTCCCTTGGACACAGCCCTGTGCTGAGGAACATACAGAAACCCACTTATCTTTACCTtccgagtgctggcattaaaggcatgtgccaccacatcccaGAATCTTTATCCTCTAACTCAGGCATAAGCAAAAGCTTCCTGAACTGTAATATGGGCCAGCCCTCTGGGCACCTGAAACAAGTTGTGTTGAGCAGCTCAGGATGACCAACCATAATCAATTCACCTGATGAATATAGCTGTGCAAATGACCCTGGCTGAAAGTAACAGAAGCAGTCAGCTGACAGATAACCAGGGATGTTCTTCGGCATTTTAGACCGATGACGTTTGCTGTAATGTTGCAAAGAATTAACTGTCGTGTTGATATAGTGGAGGTATAACTGCCATTAGTACCTCTATGGAaatcagaaatcctgtcttaTTACCCAGCCTCATTAAAACACACCTTCACtgggcagaggcacagaggctcCTTGGAGCAAAGAGGTGCTTCTGCCTAGGACACAGCCCTGTGCTGAGGTCCACAGCATGGTTTGAGTCCACACTGAACTTTCCTAGGACACAGCCCTGTGCTGAGGTCCACAGCATGATTTAAGTCCACACTGAACTTGGTGAGTGATTGTGTTTATGTGCTACATAACCAACTCACTGAGAGAGTCTTACAGGAGTCTCTCTTGAGCACAGATCAGAAACCTGGCTTCAGGGTAGATGCAAGGACTCCcatgaaggacagagagaaagcctGTACAGGAATACTGCCAGCCTGGAGCATTCGGTAGCAAAGAGTTTACTAAGGAAGCCAGGTCAGATGCTGGTTACACAGGCACTGCATTTTCCTGACTAGTCAACAGGCTGCTCTTTCTGGAGGACGGAGGACAGTCCTTTGTAAAAAGAGGCGTCACCATCCTTCCTGAACACCCATGAATACTCCACAGAAGAGGTAGATAGAGGTGGACTGCAGCAGCTGAGCTGTGGGTGGCTAGACCTTCCAGCAGGAGGTGAGGTCCAACAGGGACAGTGCCTTCAGCCCACCTTCTCAGGGACTGATAGGACTTTACTAGGCTGGTTTGGGCCCTCCTGTTACAGCTGCACAGTGGATGCCTTCCTCTGGACTGTAGTGCACAGGACCACAGCGTAGCTGGGGTTCTTCCTCCTCATACCAGCGCTGTTCACTGAAGTCAGGGAAGAAGGTTGCAATCTCTCTGCTGGCGGAAACCACAGAGTCTAtgagaagaggagaggcagagaagaactacttaggaggttgaggcaggaggactgcaagaTTGGGACCACGGCTCagagcataaaataaataagagaagggGCCATCACAGGGAATGTAGGGTAAAGATAAGCAAGACTCAGTCACAGTCAGGCTCAGAAATATGAACCACTCAGTCCCGGGATATATAAAGAAAGCTCACAGGCCACATGGCTGACACAGCTACAAAGGGCCAGAAATATATGAGACACAGCTCACTGGAGAGAGCATGGACTGTCAGTCTCCCACGTGGCTTCCTCACCTGTGGCTGTGGATGAGAGGTTTAGACTCACCTGAGCCATGGGTGGTATTTCGGGTGTCAGTGAGGCCCAAACTCCCACCAATTGAATCTGAGGCTATATGGCGTGCTCGAAATACTCTGGTGGGTCCCATCAGTGTCCTCCAAAGTTGGATGGCATCTTT containing:
- the LOC117693841 gene encoding nucleoside diphosphate kinase 6-like, producing the protein MYCSLLFLPCSQTCSRLSDHIPFFIPSGPIRAYILAHKDAIQLWRTLMGPTRVFRARHIASDSIGGSLGLTDTRNTTHGSDSVVSASREIATFFPDFSEQRWYEEEEPQLRCGPVHYSPEEGIHCAAVTGGPKPA